A single genomic interval of Microbacterium sp. LWO14-1.2 harbors:
- a CDS encoding RNA-binding S4 domain-containing protein produces the protein MDAARIDSWLWAVRVYKTRSAATTACRAGHVRLNGDKVKAAQHVRIGDELRIRIAGFDRILIVRQLLVKRVGAPLAAAAYEDRTPEREPQAMVGVRDRGAGRPTKRERRDIDRLRGRGDEDAGIFDL, from the coding sequence ATGGACGCCGCACGCATCGACAGCTGGCTGTGGGCCGTGCGCGTGTACAAGACGCGATCGGCAGCCACGACCGCATGCCGCGCGGGGCACGTGCGCCTGAACGGCGATAAGGTCAAGGCCGCGCAGCACGTCCGCATCGGTGACGAGCTGCGCATCCGCATCGCCGGCTTCGACCGCATCCTGATCGTGCGACAGCTGCTCGTCAAGCGCGTGGGCGCTCCCCTCGCTGCGGCGGCCTACGAGGACCGGACGCCGGAGCGCGAGCCCCAGGCAATGGTCGGCGTGCGCGACCGTGGCGCCGGACGCCCGACGAAGCGCGAGCGGCGGGACATCGACCGTCTGCGCGGACGAGGCGACGAGGATGCCGGTATCTTCGACCTCTG